A stretch of the Pseudoalteromonas phenolica genome encodes the following:
- a CDS encoding tetratricopeptide repeat-containing sulfotransferase family protein, with amino-acid sequence MLLLKRANELLEQGKLREAEFMFKAVLKENNKIGPALFGLGRICMRLEDYDSAIYYLKRACEHLPKMLDPLFALADAFMAVGSSVDAKTVLEYTLSVAKHNAQAHYQLGLFYLDHGFIENAERTFEAGLACPPSAVTAFMLHELSQISATNKLEAHIEKLHSLLTEYDNKRLKIVVYYSLAKCNHRLNDHNQAFDYFKLANELQLSLCEFKTADMSSFFDALKDQCSDDFFSQPNDKVKATFTPTFIVGLPRTGSTLLEQMLVQHSNIGSMGESTIISDKIVPYLQMRNEAPFPECLHTLTTSMLDHCRSLYVDEIKKHRVGEEVVINKLPANFQNIGLIQKIFPDARIVHLTRSFNANAWSVYSNHFAENEPYFCSLTEYKQYADFQEEMMAHFKHHLPRNIYTLSYENLLDETPKELNKLLNFLYQKFEPECLEFYKSKRPVSTLSKAQVRKPLDQGPRSNWQVYEKQIMAILDTEQTTLSAP; translated from the coding sequence ATGCTATTACTGAAAAGAGCAAACGAATTATTAGAGCAAGGAAAACTCAGAGAAGCTGAGTTTATGTTCAAAGCAGTATTAAAGGAAAATAATAAAATTGGTCCCGCATTATTTGGTCTTGGTCGAATTTGTATGCGCTTGGAAGATTACGACAGCGCTATTTATTATTTAAAACGTGCCTGCGAACACCTACCAAAAATGTTAGACCCCCTCTTTGCGCTCGCAGATGCATTTATGGCTGTTGGCTCTTCAGTTGACGCCAAGACAGTACTTGAATATACCTTAAGTGTTGCAAAGCATAATGCCCAGGCACATTATCAATTAGGTTTATTCTATTTAGACCACGGTTTTATTGAAAATGCAGAGCGCACGTTTGAAGCTGGCTTAGCGTGCCCGCCCAGTGCGGTTACCGCTTTCATGTTACATGAACTTTCTCAGATTTCTGCGACTAACAAATTAGAAGCACATATTGAAAAACTTCATTCACTGTTAACTGAATATGATAACAAACGCTTGAAAATTGTTGTTTATTATTCTCTTGCTAAATGTAATCACAGATTAAACGACCATAATCAGGCATTTGATTATTTCAAACTTGCAAATGAACTTCAGCTCAGTTTGTGTGAATTCAAAACTGCCGATATGAGCTCCTTTTTTGACGCGCTTAAAGATCAGTGCTCAGACGATTTCTTTAGTCAACCCAACGATAAAGTAAAGGCCACGTTTACTCCTACTTTCATTGTCGGGCTTCCTAGAACTGGTTCAACATTATTAGAACAGATGTTGGTTCAACATAGTAATATAGGTAGCATGGGTGAAAGCACAATAATTAGTGACAAAATTGTGCCTTATTTACAGATGCGTAATGAAGCTCCTTTTCCAGAATGTCTTCATACATTAACCACATCGATGCTCGACCATTGCCGCAGTTTATATGTCGATGAAATTAAAAAGCATCGTGTAGGTGAGGAAGTTGTCATAAATAAATTACCTGCCAATTTTCAAAACATTGGATTAATTCAAAAGATTTTTCCTGACGCAAGAATTGTCCATTTAACTCGCTCTTTTAATGCGAATGCATGGTCAGTTTACAGTAATCACTTCGCAGAAAATGAACCCTACTTTTGCTCCTTAACAGAATATAAGCAATATGCAGATTTTCAGGAAGAAATGATGGCACATTTTAAACATCATTTGCCTAGAAATATTTATACCTTAAGTTATGAAAACCTATTAGACGAAACACCAAAAGAGCTAAATAAATTACTGAATTTCTTATATCAGAAATTTGAGCCTGAATGCTTAGAATTTTACAAATCAAAACGCCCGGTCTCGACACTAAGTAAAGCGCAAGTCAGAAAACCATTAGATCAAGGACCAAGGTCAAATTGGCAGGTATATGAAAAACAGATAATGGCTATACTCGATACAGAGCAAACCACTCTATCAGCTCCTTAA
- a CDS encoding TonB-dependent receptor plug domain-containing protein — protein sequence MKLKLSNVSRAITYALASTASVGLLSATAYAEESNEGAKKNIEKIAVVGSRAAPRSVGDSPVPVDIIGGDELSKAGGDDMLELLKGSVPSLNVHQNPISDAASLVRPANLRGLPADSTLILLNGKRRHRSSVIAFLGGGINDGAQGPDISVIPSIALKQVEVLRDGAAAQYGSDAIAGVINFVLKDASEGGSFAVKQGQYFEGDGDTTTIEGNVGLPFSDDGFANLSFQYKNSDATSRSVQRPDAAAYDAAGVPGVRNPAQVWGAPEIKDDFTLFGNVGLELSNSSEFYMFGNYSERDVKGGFYYRNPQTRPQVYSNDGGDTLLVADLDGLDSGISCPTVNLKDADGNRILDVTQIAAYQQIASNSDIGQNCFAFNEILPAGFTPFFGGNITDTSFTVGTKGEIESGTFEGAYYDLSGSVGRNESRYFITNTVNASLGAETPMDFSPGKYIQLEKNFNADISKGYDFGLAYDVNVAAGLEWHEETFEVIAGDEASFIAGPLTQQGFGIGSNGFPGFKPSAAGEFTRRNYAAYVDIETPFTDEFLMGWALRYEDYDSFGSTTNYKVTGQYQLTDDLSLRGSMSTGFRAPTVGQANVSNVQTNLSSGVLVDSALLPPTNPVSQILGGTELQPEESESYTFGAVYQSGDLFLTIDYYNIKVEDRISQSDKINLTDEQKVALKADGVPNVDSIAQVSFFTNDFDTTTQGVDLVANYSMDLLGGYATFSMAYNWNETTVDKFSAITGDFKVKRLEEDLPQHRATYTWSQQWEDFSGFIRYNYFGEYQGVHVDYDATAIMADPSFTFDAEVTYYATESLSFTAGANNIFDQEPEKLDFERATGIPNNNWGGKYYETSPYGINGGFYYVKATYTF from the coding sequence ATGAAGTTAAAATTATCAAACGTAAGCCGTGCTATTACTTACGCACTTGCATCTACCGCTTCGGTAGGCTTGTTAAGCGCGACAGCCTATGCAGAAGAAAGTAATGAAGGTGCAAAAAAGAATATCGAAAAGATTGCAGTTGTAGGTTCTCGTGCAGCACCGCGTTCAGTCGGTGACTCGCCCGTACCGGTTGATATTATCGGTGGTGACGAACTTTCTAAAGCTGGGGGTGACGATATGCTAGAGCTATTAAAAGGCTCTGTTCCATCACTTAACGTTCACCAAAACCCTATTAGTGATGCAGCCTCATTAGTCCGTCCTGCAAACTTACGTGGTTTACCAGCAGACAGTACATTAATCCTTTTAAATGGTAAACGCCGCCATCGTTCATCGGTTATCGCTTTCCTTGGCGGTGGTATTAATGATGGTGCGCAAGGTCCTGATATTTCAGTTATCCCAAGTATTGCATTAAAACAAGTTGAAGTACTTCGTGATGGTGCAGCCGCTCAATATGGTTCAGATGCAATTGCAGGCGTTATTAACTTTGTTCTAAAAGATGCCTCTGAAGGTGGTTCATTTGCAGTAAAACAAGGTCAATATTTTGAAGGCGACGGTGACACAACAACCATTGAAGGTAATGTAGGCTTACCATTTTCTGATGACGGCTTTGCAAACTTAAGTTTTCAATACAAAAACTCAGATGCGACTAGCAGAAGTGTTCAACGTCCAGATGCTGCAGCCTATGACGCAGCTGGTGTACCTGGTGTAAGAAACCCAGCCCAAGTTTGGGGTGCACCTGAAATTAAAGATGATTTCACTCTTTTTGGTAATGTCGGATTAGAACTGTCAAACAGCTCTGAATTCTATATGTTTGGTAATTATTCAGAGCGTGATGTAAAAGGTGGTTTCTATTATCGTAATCCACAAACTCGCCCTCAAGTTTATTCAAATGATGGCGGTGACACTCTACTTGTTGCTGATTTAGATGGCCTAGACTCAGGTATTTCATGTCCGACGGTTAACCTTAAAGATGCTGATGGCAATCGTATTTTAGATGTGACACAAATTGCTGCTTATCAACAAATCGCATCAAATTCAGATATTGGTCAGAACTGTTTTGCGTTTAACGAAATTTTACCAGCAGGCTTCACGCCATTCTTCGGTGGTAATATCACTGATACATCATTTACAGTTGGTACCAAAGGTGAAATTGAAAGCGGTACATTTGAAGGCGCATATTATGACTTAAGCGGTTCTGTAGGTCGCAATGAGTCACGCTATTTTATTACCAATACTGTTAATGCATCTTTAGGTGCAGAAACACCTATGGATTTCAGTCCTGGTAAATATATTCAATTAGAAAAGAACTTTAATGCCGATATTTCAAAAGGCTATGATTTCGGTCTTGCGTATGACGTAAACGTCGCAGCAGGCTTAGAATGGCACGAAGAAACATTTGAGGTCATTGCTGGCGATGAAGCTTCATTTATTGCAGGTCCTTTGACACAACAAGGTTTTGGTATTGGTTCAAACGGTTTCCCTGGTTTTAAGCCGTCTGCTGCAGGTGAATTCACACGACGCAATTACGCAGCATATGTTGATATTGAAACACCATTTACTGATGAATTTTTAATGGGATGGGCGCTACGTTATGAAGATTATGATTCATTCGGCTCAACAACCAATTACAAAGTAACAGGTCAATATCAATTAACTGATGATTTGTCTCTACGTGGTTCAATGAGTACAGGTTTCCGTGCTCCAACAGTAGGTCAAGCTAACGTAAGTAACGTACAAACAAACTTAAGTAGTGGTGTACTTGTTGACTCAGCATTACTTCCTCCTACAAACCCTGTTTCACAAATTCTTGGGGGTACAGAACTACAACCTGAAGAGTCTGAAAGTTATACGTTTGGTGCAGTTTATCAATCTGGAGATTTATTCCTTACTATTGATTACTACAACATCAAAGTAGAAGACCGTATCAGTCAATCTGATAAAATTAACTTAACTGATGAACAAAAGGTTGCACTTAAAGCAGATGGTGTACCAAACGTTGATAGTATCGCTCAAGTTAGTTTCTTCACGAACGATTTCGATACTACAACACAAGGGGTAGACTTAGTTGCTAACTACTCTATGGATTTGTTAGGTGGCTATGCAACTTTCAGTATGGCTTACAACTGGAATGAGACCACAGTAGACAAATTCTCAGCAATTACTGGTGATTTTAAGGTTAAACGACTTGAGGAAGACCTACCTCAGCACCGTGCAACTTACACTTGGTCACAACAGTGGGAAGATTTCTCAGGCTTTATTCGTTACAACTATTTCGGTGAGTATCAGGGCGTTCACGTAGATTATGATGCAACAGCTATTATGGCAGATCCATCATTCACTTTTGACGCAGAAGTAACTTACTATGCAACAGAGTCTTTAAGCTTTACGGCAGGTGCGAATAACATTTTTGATCAAGAACCTGAAAAATTAGATTTTGAACGAGCAACAGGTATTCCTAATAATAACTGGGGTGGTAAGTACTATGAAACCTCTCCATATGGGATTAATGGTGGCTTCTATTACGTAAAAGCAACCTACACTTTCTAG
- a CDS encoding oxidoreductase-like domain-containing protein, with protein sequence MLKNTKIQKPIEEPQKPKPDECCGGGSCCPCVWDTYREQRKAWLEVNEKLNKT encoded by the coding sequence ATGTTAAAAAACACTAAAATACAAAAACCTATAGAAGAACCACAAAAACCAAAGCCAGATGAATGTTGTGGCGGTGGTAGCTGCTGCCCCTGTGTTTGGGATACCTATAGGGAACAAAGAAAAGCTTGGCTTGAGGTTAACGAAAAGCTAAACAAAACATAA